A window from Bacteroidota bacterium encodes these proteins:
- a CDS encoding aldo/keto reductase, whose amino-acid sequence MEKIYLSDSGPKVSPAVYGFYRWNKADVNEAKMEAIVNLCLELGINTFDHADTYGGYACEELFGDILKKRSVRREDIVLFTKCGINIPHPSRPDIRIKHYDTSKEHIVNSLENSLRKLRTDYVDVFLLNQLDPLSNLEETAITLQKLKESGKIKNIGVVNFSVWQHQLLSSYLRIPIVTNHIELNLLNTAAFDNGQIDYIKQKYMRPMATSPLAEGLIANSNEKVPLRLRAKLEDFGAKYNANFESIAVAWLVKLGALPLIGTTNEQRIRNIVAAFTINITRQDWYELYAVSRGEL is encoded by the coding sequence ATGGAAAAAATTTATCTCAGTGATTCAGGACCTAAAGTGTCGCCTGCTGTATATGGTTTTTACAGGTGGAATAAAGCGGATGTCAACGAAGCTAAAATGGAAGCCATTGTAAACCTCTGCCTCGAATTAGGCATCAATACTTTTGATCATGCAGATACGTATGGTGGTTATGCCTGTGAAGAATTGTTTGGTGATATCCTTAAGAAAAGATCTGTAAGAAGAGAAGATATTGTGCTTTTTACAAAATGCGGAATTAATATTCCTCACCCCAGTCGCCCGGATATCCGGATAAAACATTATGATACTTCTAAAGAGCATATTGTAAATAGTCTTGAAAACTCACTGCGGAAATTGAGAACAGATTATGTGGATGTGTTCCTGCTTAACCAGCTTGATCCGCTTTCCAATCTTGAAGAAACCGCAATCACTTTGCAAAAACTTAAAGAATCAGGAAAAATAAAAAATATTGGTGTGGTTAATTTTTCTGTTTGGCAGCACCAGCTCCTTAGCTCGTATTTGCGCATTCCAATAGTTACTAATCATATCGAACTTAATTTACTTAATACCGCAGCATTTGATAATGGGCAGATCGACTATATCAAGCAAAAGTATATGAGGCCTATGGCTACTTCACCGTTAGCAGAAGGGTTAATTGCTAACAGTAATGAAAAAGTTCCATTGCGGCTAAGAGCAAAATTGGAAGACTTCGGAGCAAAATATAACGCCAATTTTGAATCAATTGCTGTTGCATGGTTGGTAAAACTCGGAGCACTGCCGCTTATTGGCACTACTAATGAACAGCGTATTCGGAATATTGTTGCCGCATTTACTATTAATATTACCCGGCAAGATTGGTATGAGTTATATGCAGTATCCCGCGGTGAACTGTAA
- the metX gene encoding homoserine O-acetyltransferase, translating into MQTYKYEGTFVLECGKTLPEISIAYNTYGKMNADKTNVVWVCHALTANSDAAGWWPGVVGEKGFINPDKYFIVCANIIGSCYGSTGPTSINPQTQKPYFSDFPLITIRDMVNAHILLRKELGIEKIHLVMGGSMGGYQAMEWCVMEPNHIENLFLIGTSPTESAWGIAVHTAQRLAIEADTTWKDMNAEAGQKGLKAARAIGMLTYRNYGILVQKQTDPDSEKIDNFRASSYINYQGDKLVNRFNAYSYWLLTKSMDSHHIGRGRGGDVEAVLKTIKQKTLIIGISSDILCPLHEQEHMAEHIPNSSLIRIDSIYGHDGFIVESEKITRQLASWLE; encoded by the coding sequence ATGCAAACCTACAAATACGAAGGAACATTCGTTCTTGAATGTGGTAAAACTTTACCGGAAATCAGCATTGCTTATAATACGTATGGCAAAATGAATGCTGATAAAACTAATGTGGTTTGGGTTTGTCATGCACTTACAGCAAATTCAGATGCAGCAGGCTGGTGGCCGGGTGTAGTTGGTGAAAAAGGTTTTATCAATCCTGATAAGTATTTTATTGTCTGTGCCAATATTATCGGAAGCTGTTATGGAAGCACGGGGCCCACATCAATCAATCCACAAACACAAAAGCCTTATTTCAGTGATTTTCCTTTGATCACTATCCGTGATATGGTGAATGCACATATTCTATTACGTAAAGAACTGGGCATTGAAAAAATTCATCTCGTAATGGGGGGCAGTATGGGTGGTTACCAGGCAATGGAATGGTGTGTGATGGAGCCTAACCATATCGAAAATCTTTTTCTTATTGGAACATCACCTACAGAAAGTGCCTGGGGTATTGCTGTACATACTGCACAACGTCTCGCAATAGAAGCTGATACCACCTGGAAGGATATGAATGCTGAAGCCGGGCAAAAAGGATTGAAAGCTGCAAGGGCAATCGGCATGCTTACCTATCGTAATTATGGAATACTGGTGCAAAAACAAACTGATCCCGATTCAGAGAAGATTGACAATTTCCGGGCATCATCATACATCAATTATCAAGGCGACAAACTGGTGAATCGTTTTAATGCCTATAGTTATTGGTTACTTACAAAAAGTATGGACAGCCATCATATCGGCCGGGGAAGAGGTGGTGATGTAGAAGCTGTTTTAAAAACCATCAAACAAAAAACATTGATTATCGGTATTTCCAGTGATATACTTTGTCCTTTGCATGAACAGGAACATATGGCCGAACATATTCCCAACTCTTCACTTATCCGCATCGATTCTATTTACGGACACGATGGATTTATTGTAGAATCTGAAAAGATCACCCGGCAACTTGCCAGCTGGTTAGAGTAA
- a CDS encoding aminotransferase class I/II-fold pyridoxal phosphate-dependent enzyme, which yields MEQKPITKAIRIQTDTTNEMEHSTPLFLTSSFQFDNAEDMRAAFADETDDNIYSRFSNPNVKEFTDKMVALEGAEAGYATSSGMSAVFASFMTNLKSGDHLLSCSSIFGSTHTIITKYLHKWGIEYSYVNATKPEDWEKAIKPNTKMIYLETPTNPGLDIIDLEFVGKLAKKHKLILNVDNCFATPVCQTPIDFGADLVVHSATKWLDGQGRVLGGVIVGKKELIQDIYLFCRSSGPALSPFNAWLLSKSLETLDVRMERHASNALHIAKTLEGHAKISSLKYPFLPSHPQHAIAKKQMKNGGGLVCFELKGGLESGKKFLNSLQMLSMTANLGDTRSIASHPASTTHAKLSEAERQEVNITPGLIRISVGLEHADDILSDILQALEKC from the coding sequence ATGGAACAAAAGCCGATAACAAAAGCGATCCGCATTCAGACTGATACAACAAATGAAATGGAGCATTCTACACCGTTGTTTCTTACCAGCAGTTTCCAGTTTGACAACGCTGAAGATATGCGAGCTGCCTTTGCGGACGAAACAGATGATAATATTTACAGCCGTTTCAGCAACCCGAACGTGAAAGAGTTTACAGATAAAATGGTGGCATTGGAAGGAGCTGAGGCAGGTTATGCAACCTCATCCGGTATGAGTGCAGTTTTTGCTTCTTTTATGACCAATCTGAAAAGCGGCGATCATCTTTTATCATGCAGTTCAATTTTTGGAAGCACACATACTATTATTACAAAGTATTTACATAAATGGGGAATTGAGTACAGTTATGTAAATGCTACCAAACCCGAGGATTGGGAAAAAGCGATCAAGCCCAATACAAAAATGATTTACCTGGAAACACCGACGAACCCGGGGCTTGACATTATTGATCTTGAGTTTGTGGGTAAGCTGGCAAAAAAACATAAACTGATACTGAATGTAGATAACTGTTTTGCCACACCTGTTTGTCAAACTCCAATTGATTTTGGTGCAGACCTTGTTGTTCATTCAGCAACTAAATGGCTCGATGGACAGGGAAGAGTATTGGGTGGTGTCATTGTTGGTAAGAAAGAACTCATCCAGGATATTTATTTATTCTGTCGCAGCAGTGGTCCTGCACTTTCTCCTTTTAATGCATGGCTCTTAAGTAAAAGTTTAGAAACACTGGATGTAAGAATGGAACGTCATGCATCTAATGCACTGCATATTGCAAAAACACTGGAAGGACATGCTAAGATTTCATCATTAAAATACCCTTTTCTTCCAAGTCATCCGCAACATGCTATTGCAAAAAAGCAAATGAAGAATGGTGGTGGTTTGGTTTGTTTTGAATTAAAAGGTGGTTTGGAAAGTGGAAAAAAATTTCTGAACAGTTTACAAATGCTTTCAATGACGGCAAACCTTGGCGATACAAGAAGTATTGCATCACATCCGGCAAGTACTACACATGCTAAACTTTCTGAAGCGGAAAGACAGGAAGTAAATATTACACCGGGGCTTATTCGTATTTCAGTTGGACTGGAACATGCAGATGATATACTCAGCGATATTTTGCAGGCATTAGAAAAATGCTAA
- a CDS encoding RNA pseudouridine synthase, translated as MRISDFVIAETENWIALNKPSGLLSIPDREGKEVSLKKLLIEKYGSIFTVHRLDKDTSGLIVFAKNETAHKHLSLQFENRSTTKIYQGIVIGSPQNKKETINASIMEHPVKKGTMVINRKGKEAITDYEVLEDFGIYSLLQFQIHTGRTHQIRIHMKDLGHPIACDEVYGDGKTILLSSFKKKFNLAKNVEEEKPILGRLGLHSQKLSFTDIDGKKHELEAELPKDFRALLQQLRKWKR; from the coding sequence ATGAGGATTAGTGACTTCGTAATAGCAGAAACGGAAAACTGGATTGCACTTAACAAACCTTCCGGATTATTATCCATTCCCGACAGGGAAGGAAAAGAAGTCTCATTAAAAAAATTATTGATTGAGAAGTACGGAAGCATTTTTACCGTTCATCGTTTGGATAAAGACACAAGCGGCCTGATCGTTTTTGCAAAAAATGAAACTGCGCACAAGCATTTATCACTGCAATTTGAAAACAGATCGACCACAAAAATTTACCAGGGTATTGTAATCGGTTCACCACAGAATAAAAAAGAAACGATCAATGCTTCAATTATGGAGCACCCGGTAAAAAAAGGAACGATGGTGATAAACCGAAAAGGAAAAGAAGCTATCACTGATTATGAAGTGCTGGAAGATTTTGGCATTTATTCATTATTACAATTTCAAATTCATACCGGTCGCACACACCAGATACGCATCCATATGAAAGATCTTGGCCACCCAATTGCATGTGATGAAGTATATGGTGATGGAAAAACAATTTTACTTTCTTCCTTCAAAAAGAAATTTAATCTCGCCAAAAATGTGGAAGAAGAAAAGCCAATCCTCGGCCGCCTTGGTTTGCATTCGCAAAAACTTTCTTTTACTGATATTGACGGAAAAAAACATGAGTTAGAAGCTGAATTGCCAAAAGACTTCCGGGCATTGTTACAGCAGTTACGCAAATGGAAGCGTTAG
- a CDS encoding rRNA pseudouridine synthase, which produces MKKKSSPHKPGQAGKFNKFTKKKSNAAIKEGFKQEKRKWKKDREEFFDKKRNESRVGSQQPAAKTPNSELRTPNSDLMPLNKFIAHCGVCARRDAAEMVKLGKVKVNGKLITEPGFKVTQKDEVIVNGKKVFVSKNLIYILLNKPKDYITTTNDPHERKTVMDLVSRATNERVYPVGRLDRNTSGVLLFTNDGELAQKLTHPSNEIKKIYAVTLNKPLERNHFDDILKGVILEDGLASVDVLAYADLKDKTQIGVEIHSGRNRIVRRIFEHLGYDVRGLDRVMFAGLTKKNVERGKWRHLNEKEIRDLKYFGKGK; this is translated from the coding sequence ATGAAAAAGAAATCATCCCCACATAAACCGGGACAAGCCGGCAAGTTCAACAAGTTTACAAAGAAAAAAAGCAATGCTGCCATTAAAGAAGGCTTTAAGCAGGAAAAAAGAAAATGGAAGAAGGATAGAGAAGAGTTTTTTGATAAAAAAAGGAATGAGTCAAGAGTCGGCAGTCAGCAACCGGCAGCCAAGACTCCAAACTCCGAACTACGAACTCCAAACTCGGATCTCATGCCTCTTAATAAATTCATTGCTCATTGTGGAGTTTGTGCAAGAAGAGATGCTGCTGAAATGGTAAAGTTGGGAAAAGTAAAAGTGAATGGTAAATTAATTACTGAGCCCGGTTTTAAGGTTACACAGAAAGACGAAGTTATTGTAAATGGCAAAAAAGTATTTGTTTCAAAAAACCTGATTTACATCCTTCTCAACAAACCTAAAGATTATATCACTACTACTAATGACCCGCATGAAAGAAAAACGGTGATGGATCTTGTAAGCCGGGCAACAAATGAAAGAGTTTATCCTGTAGGAAGGCTGGATAGGAATACATCCGGTGTTTTGTTATTTACCAATGATGGCGAGTTGGCACAAAAACTTACACATCCCAGTAATGAAATAAAAAAGATCTATGCCGTTACGCTGAATAAACCTTTAGAGAGAAATCATTTTGATGATATACTCAAAGGTGTGATACTGGAAGATGGACTCGCTTCTGTTGATGTATTAGCCTATGCAGATCTAAAAGACAAAACACAGATCGGTGTAGAAATTCATAGCGGCCGCAACCGGATCGTTCGTCGAATATTTGAACATTTGGGTTATGATGTAAGAGGTTTGGATCGTGTAATGTTTGCAGGCTTAACAAAGAAAAATGTAGAACGTGGCAAGTGGAGACATTTGAATGAAAAAGAGATCCGCGATTTGAAATATTTTGGAAAAGGTAAATAG
- a CDS encoding response regulator transcription factor yields MITVSVVEDNDQFRDALEAIIKGQNELALIGSYISAEKAMSELMNKPPDIVICDISLPGMRGTELIVRLKDKMPRTQFMVCSIHDDNDTIFEALKCGASGYILKDPVTTDEIVKAIHDLYNGGSPMSPFIARKVIGSFQKPVVNDESSTLSIREKEVLELLSKGLLYKEIAERLGITHETVKKHLKNIYQKLHVQNKIEALNKFRLL; encoded by the coding sequence ATGATTACAGTATCAGTAGTAGAAGATAATGACCAGTTCCGCGATGCGCTGGAAGCAATTATTAAAGGGCAAAATGAGTTGGCCTTGATCGGCTCATATATCAGTGCTGAAAAAGCAATGAGTGAACTAATGAATAAACCGCCAGATATTGTTATCTGCGATATCAGTTTGCCGGGTATGCGTGGCACAGAACTGATCGTTCGGTTAAAAGATAAAATGCCCCGTACACAGTTTATGGTATGTAGTATTCATGATGATAATGACACCATCTTCGAAGCATTGAAATGTGGTGCATCAGGGTATATTCTCAAAGACCCTGTAACTACTGATGAAATAGTAAAAGCGATACATGATCTATATAACGGTGGCTCACCCATGAGCCCTTTTATAGCAAGGAAAGTTATCGGCAGTTTTCAAAAACCAGTAGTGAATGATGAAAGCTCCACTTTAAGCATCCGGGAAAAAGAAGTGCTGGAATTACTTTCAAAAGGGTTGCTATATAAAGAAATTGCAGAACGGCTTGGCATTACACATGAGACGGTTAAAAAACATCTTAAAAATATTTACCAGAAGCTCCATGTACAAAATAAAATTGAAGCGCTGAATAAATTCAGACTGCTTTAG
- a CDS encoding helix-turn-helix transcriptional regulator, translating into MKDVMYLLTRREKEVIHLLSLGLTYEQIANRIDVSHETVKMHLKNVYRKLKVQNKIEALQKVKLL; encoded by the coding sequence ATGAAGGATGTTATGTATTTACTAACCCGGCGTGAAAAAGAAGTTATTCATCTATTATCATTGGGATTAACCTATGAGCAGATCGCCAATCGTATCGATGTAAGTCACGAAACAGTGAAGATGCATTTGAAAAATGTTTATCGGAAACTGAAAGTGCAGAACAAGATCGAAGCATTACAAAAAGTAAAATTACTATGA